A window of the Leishmania mexicana MHOM/GT/2001/U1103 complete genome, chromosome 29 genome harbors these coding sequences:
- a CDS encoding putative 60S acidic ribosomal protein P2 — MQYLAAYALVALSGKMPSKADVQAVLKAAGAAVDDSRVDAVFQELEGKDLHGLMTEGRTKLVGAGSAAPAAAASTAGAAAAPVAETKKEEPEEEADDDMGFGLFD, encoded by the coding sequence ATGCAGTACCTCGCCGCGTACGCCCTCGTGGCACTGTCTGGCAAGATGCCGTCGAAGGCGGACGTTCAGGCTGTCCTGaaggccgccggcgctgccgtggatGACTCCCGCGTGGATGCCGTCTTCCAGGAGCTTGAGGGCAAGGACCTCCATGGGCTGATGACCGAGGGCCGCACGAAGCTGGTTGGCGCTGgctctgccgctcctgctgccgctgcctccaccgctggtgccgccgctgcccctgtTGCCGAGACCAAGAAGGAGGagcccgaggaggaggccgacgacgacatGGGCTTCGGTCTCTTCGACTAG
- a CDS encoding putative ribosomal P protein AGP2beta-1, with protein MTLQENRDSYKVKGLSLSQFVLQCSDCHQLCLEKTARIVENRSRAPRGWEALFNSVAEERRSEDLDLCESRCRYMQATCPSQDKVQQYEQALAAASLKPKKSTPLNTSVLQEASRCEHAVEVFSNVLFALAHKPSKVSFPTKDLKTGGTTDAEAHGGAPTEAHRKVLEGAKSTDTDISRRWRKLRQERLDSKVHDLAASTGSSSVPDTAATSPGSSGTTPKW; from the coding sequence ATGACTCTTCAAGAGAATAGGGACTCCTACAAGGTCAAAGGTCTCTCCCTGTCCCAGTTTGTGCTGCAGTGTTCCGACTGCCACCAGCTGTGCCTCGAAAAGACGGCCCGCATCGTGGAAAACCGCAGTCGTGCCCCACGGGGATGGGAGGCCCTTTTCAACTCCGTCGCTGAAGAGCGGCGGTCTGAGGACTTGGACCTCTGCGAGTCGCGATGCCGGTACATGCAGGCCACCTGCCCGTCACAGGATAAAGTACAGCAGTACGAGCAggctctcgccgccgcgtcgctcAAGCCGAAGAAGAGCACGCCACTAAACACGTCTGTGCTGCAGGAAGCTTCCCGGTGCGAGCACGCGGTCGAGGTCTTCTCGAATGTCCTGTTTGCCTTGGCGCACAAACCCAGCAAGGTATCCTTCCCGACCAAGGACCTGAAAACGGGAGGCACCACAGACGCCGAGGCCCACGGTGGAGCGCCGACAGAGGCGCACCGAAAGGTCCTCGAGGGGGCCAAGAGCACGGACACCGATATTTCGCGCCGCTGGAGAAAGCTCCGCCAAGAGCGCCTCGACTCAAAGGTGCACGACCTTGCTGCGTCGACCGGCTCTAGCTCGGTGCCTGACACGGCAGCGACTTCGCCTGGGTCGAGTGGCACGACCCCAAAATGGTGA